A window of the Bos indicus x Bos taurus breed Angus x Brahman F1 hybrid chromosome X, Bos_hybrid_MaternalHap_v2.0, whole genome shotgun sequence genome harbors these coding sequences:
- the LOC113887640 gene encoding uncharacterized protein LOC113887640, with translation MTKRTGKPQGSRVVRKHLPPVTRDKRMKTSSQLRPPKNVKVARASARVNNHLQAKLTKKTSQKPPTTRNLSKNGGSKLCSQCCKVNEELNQNGPEEVPESVEIPVIPAGPVGSQ, from the exons atgactaagcggactgggaagccccaaggctccAGAGTAGTTAGGAAACACCTGCCTCCTGTTACCCGGGACAAAAGGATGAAGACCTCCTCTCAACTGAGGCCCccaaaaaatgtcaag gtggCCAGGGCAAGTGCGAGAGTGAATAATCACCTTCAGGCAAAGCTGACcaagaaaacttctcagaaaccacCCACCACAAGGAACCTTAGCAAAAACGGAGGCTCAAAGCTCTGTAGCCAGTGTTGCAAGGtgaatgaagagctgaatcagaacGGACCAGAGGAGGTCCCAGAGAGTGTGGAGATCCCTGTCATTCCAGCGGGACCGGTGGGCAGCCAGTGA